In a genomic window of Elusimicrobiales bacterium:
- a CDS encoding radical SAM protein, with amino-acid sequence MQTRGTAYFEGRLDSLKSPPLHCQLELTYRCNYNCLHCYCKGRENAGRELPWTEIAGIFSQMEKANCLWLTLTGGECLLRPDFAEIYMSAKRRGFIVSVMTNGSLIDGRILRLFAKSPPFSVEMTINGARADTFNRVTGTAGLFRRVRQNAARLAREGVPVIVKANLLRENAGELAGMKKWASGLPGRRGPGRYNFRVDPFIHPRLDGGMQPCRHRLGARDIAKAFSRDAELLSEFRCGLRSPAAPLERGRNFLYQCTSWKDQFFINPFGVMSFCQLTDEYSADLRLVPLEKGLAGLRRLARAKFKTGSECISCPLRPLCGTCPAKAALETGNGEAPVPYYCETAAEIAKMSLNERKKLRGVPKQGA; translated from the coding sequence ATGCAAACCAGAGGCACGGCTTATTTTGAAGGCAGGCTGGACTCGCTGAAAAGCCCCCCTCTGCACTGCCAGCTGGAACTGACCTACCGCTGCAATTACAACTGCCTGCACTGCTACTGCAAGGGCCGCGAAAACGCGGGGCGTGAATTGCCCTGGACGGAAATAGCGGGCATATTCTCCCAAATGGAAAAAGCGAACTGCCTCTGGCTGACGCTGACCGGGGGCGAATGCCTGCTGAGGCCGGATTTCGCCGAAATATACATGTCGGCAAAACGGCGCGGTTTTATAGTGTCGGTGATGACAAACGGCTCGCTGATTGACGGGAGGATTCTCCGGCTTTTTGCCAAATCGCCGCCGTTTTCCGTTGAGATGACCATAAACGGCGCCCGCGCGGACACTTTCAACCGCGTTACCGGAACTGCCGGGCTGTTCCGCCGTGTCCGGCAAAACGCGGCGAGGCTTGCGCGGGAGGGCGTGCCGGTAATCGTCAAGGCCAATCTGCTGCGCGAAAATGCCGGAGAGCTGGCCGGCATGAAGAAATGGGCCTCGGGACTGCCGGGCCGCCGCGGGCCCGGTCGTTACAATTTCAGGGTGGACCCGTTCATTCATCCCCGGCTGGACGGCGGCATGCAGCCGTGCCGCCACCGGCTGGGCGCGCGGGATATCGCAAAGGCATTCTCGCGGGACGCGGAACTGCTCTCCGAATTCCGCTGCGGTCTCCGTTCTCCCGCCGCGCCGCTGGAACGCGGTCGGAATTTCCTGTATCAATGCACATCCTGGAAGGATCAGTTTTTCATAAACCCTTTCGGAGTGATGAGTTTCTGCCAGCTTACGGACGAATACAGCGCGGACTTGAGGCTGGTCCCTCTTGAAAAAGGCCTTGCCGGCCTGCGGCGTCTGGCACGCGCTAAATTCAAAACGGGGTCCGAATGCATAAGCTGCCCGCTGCGCCCGCTATGCGGCACATGTCCGGCAAAAGCCGCGCTGGAAACGGGAAACGGAGAAGCCCCCGTTCCCTATTATTGCGAAACTGCCGCGGAAATAGCGAAAATGTCATTGAATGAAAGAAAAAAGCTGCGGGGAGTTCCAAAGCAGGGCGCTTGA
- a CDS encoding PqqD family protein, whose amino-acid sequence MVQNTVLRRNSNMISRVIGGETVLLPLYRDSREINCIYTLNPAAAWVWRRIDGKTGLDKIAGEAAGEFRSSPAEIRTTLSRLAAELKSIKAVM is encoded by the coding sequence ATGGTGCAAAACACGGTGCTGCGCAGGAACAGCAACATGATAAGCCGCGTAATCGGCGGCGAGACCGTGCTTCTGCCGCTTTACCGCGACTCGCGCGAAATCAACTGCATTTACACGCTTAATCCGGCGGCAGCCTGGGTCTGGCGGAGAATTGACGGCAAAACCGGACTGGACAAAATAGCCGGTGAGGCCGCGGGCGAATTCCGCTCCTCCCCAGCCGAAATCCGAACCACCCTGTCGCGGCTGGCGGCGGAGCTGAAATCCATAAAAGCCGTAATGTGA
- a CDS encoding O-antigen ligase family protein: protein MQTSIILWQLLFALAAAAVMGRVAVTVSAPLGLAALLAAALIAVTLVSPRRGLETLVFSMMLSPELALGSVGGRLLTLRYDDLLLLAVFFTWFAKTAVSKELKLFRRTPVTAPAAAYAFVCALSTLVGILSGRLDAAKSAFYTLKYIEYFFLFLMAVNVTTDKAEVSRLLKMFILTALLVTAYAYNYHFRTGDRATAPFDDGLYGIRSSSEPGTLGGYYLVVFGLLLGMMTEMSGARLYAAAGVFMAMFPAFVLTLSRASYAGFGVLVAALLAGARRRGVVLAALLGAALCVFINPSVRDSFYDRVELTFRGDRQFATHEVNLAGYNVKLEDSAAQRAWTWKWILFQKFPEHPFLGHGVTGVGFVDTQYGLILGELGIAGLCVFIWLAGAVYYAGRKCALTAAAPWERGLGLGLIAALAGLLTHAITSNSFITVKIMQPFWLLAALAAAVAASNSAPQAGGGGE from the coding sequence ATGCAGACATCAATAATACTCTGGCAACTGCTGTTCGCCCTGGCCGCCGCCGCCGTTATGGGCAGGGTGGCCGTAACGGTCTCGGCCCCGCTGGGACTGGCCGCGCTGCTTGCCGCCGCGCTGATAGCGGTTACCCTGGTTTCGCCGCGCAGGGGACTGGAAACGCTGGTGTTTTCCATGATGCTGTCGCCGGAACTGGCGCTTGGCAGCGTGGGGGGGCGCTTACTGACGCTGCGTTACGATGACCTGCTTCTGTTAGCCGTATTTTTTACATGGTTTGCAAAAACCGCCGTGTCAAAAGAACTCAAGCTGTTCAGGCGGACGCCGGTAACCGCTCCGGCGGCGGCATATGCATTCGTATGCGCGCTCTCAACGCTGGTTGGAATACTCTCAGGCAGGCTTGACGCCGCCAAAAGCGCTTTTTACACGCTGAAATATATAGAGTATTTCTTCCTTTTCCTGATGGCGGTCAACGTGACAACAGACAAGGCCGAGGTTTCCCGCCTGCTGAAAATGTTCATTTTAACCGCGCTGCTGGTTACGGCCTACGCATACAACTACCACTTCCGCACCGGCGACCGCGCCACCGCCCCGTTTGACGACGGTTTGTACGGCATACGGTCCAGTTCCGAGCCGGGGACGCTGGGCGGTTATTACCTCGTGGTATTCGGGCTGCTTCTTGGCATGATGACGGAAATGTCCGGCGCGCGGCTGTACGCGGCGGCGGGCGTGTTCATGGCGATGTTTCCAGCTTTTGTTCTTACGCTGTCCCGCGCGTCTTACGCCGGGTTCGGCGTGCTGGTCGCGGCGTTGCTGGCCGGCGCGCGCAGGCGAGGCGTGGTGCTTGCGGCGCTGCTGGGGGCGGCGCTGTGTGTTTTCATAAATCCGTCGGTCCGCGACTCGTTCTACGACCGGGTGGAGCTTACTTTCAGGGGCGACCGGCAGTTCGCAACCCACGAAGTCAATCTGGCGGGCTACAACGTCAAACTGGAGGATTCCGCCGCGCAGCGCGCCTGGACCTGGAAATGGATACTGTTTCAGAAATTTCCGGAGCATCCGTTTCTGGGACATGGCGTAACCGGCGTCGGTTTCGTTGACACCCAGTACGGATTGATACTGGGTGAACTGGGGATTGCGGGACTGTGCGTTTTCATATGGTTAGCCGGCGCGGTGTATTATGCCGGCAGAAAATGCGCGCTCACGGCGGCTGCTCCGTGGGAGCGGGGATTGGGACTGGGCCTTATCGCGGCCCTTGCCGGGCTGCTGACGCACGCCATCACATCCAACTCATTTATAACCGTCAAAATCATGCAGCCGTTCTGGCTGCTGGCCGCGCTGGCAGCGGCGGTGGCCGCCAGTAATTCCGCTCCGCAGGCCGGCGGAGGCGGGGAATGA
- a CDS encoding GNVR domain-containing protein, whose amino-acid sequence MIAEMSLYDYWRVLRRRKWVTLTAAAATVFFTHYYTSRLPVVYKTSVLMRMVHSQLPEFDTPPAVAVHNMEAPPVAEEAASRTGLLSGGLMLPSVSYRADLLEDSEFIRITVSGSDPVYISRYANALAQACLEYDLEQKTRQVRTKLSSIDTREKQVRDSLTGSEKARQRFLENYHAASHESSLSSQLMELEIKQKELLSRYTGRHPDVVDITEKIQVIKDKLVELPAHETELSRLTREVRKNDEIYTTLSKEYEETRILLNSLAPSMQVVNPAETPSSPASPNKPRNYATGLILGIVLGVALAFVMENMDLSITNIEDLEKFTQLPVIGLVPSIERADGGPGWSWKTLFSRSRAQQGEALRNMLIFSHDPKSKMAEPFHILRANILSKLGRREGGSALVFSSSGAAEGKTLCALNFSIAAANAGLKVLLIDTDLRGSSLYGALHLSREPGLVDVVSGAARWQDVVHGTADFLMGGIAPEKLAYFAGIDNLKILTCGRPAPSKVSVLESESIPRLIKEWCADFDLVVFDTPPVLLFVDAIILSKLVDGIVLVYSAGKVSRMALKRTREQLGEIGKSKLLGAVINNLTPADDSSHHATHYSHYS is encoded by the coding sequence ATGATAGCCGAAATGTCGCTCTATGATTACTGGCGGGTGCTAAGGCGCAGGAAGTGGGTAACGTTGACGGCGGCGGCAGCCACTGTATTTTTCACGCATTACTACACAAGCCGCCTTCCGGTGGTTTACAAAACCTCCGTGCTGATGCGCATGGTGCATTCCCAACTGCCGGAGTTTGACACTCCGCCCGCAGTGGCCGTTCATAATATGGAGGCTCCCCCCGTGGCGGAGGAGGCGGCAAGCCGGACGGGGCTGCTTTCCGGGGGGCTGATGTTGCCCTCCGTGTCGTATCGGGCCGACCTCCTTGAAGATTCGGAATTCATAAGGATAACGGTTTCCGGCAGCGACCCCGTCTATATCTCCAGATACGCCAATGCGCTGGCTCAGGCTTGCCTGGAATATGACCTGGAACAGAAAACCCGGCAGGTCAGAACCAAGCTCTCCAGCATAGACACGCGCGAGAAGCAGGTCAGGGATTCGCTGACCGGCTCCGAGAAGGCAAGGCAGCGTTTTCTGGAGAATTATCATGCCGCCAGCCATGAAAGTTCCCTGTCCTCCCAGTTGATGGAACTGGAGATTAAGCAGAAGGAACTGCTTTCCCGCTATACCGGCAGGCATCCGGACGTGGTAGACATAACGGAAAAAATCCAGGTCATCAAAGACAAGCTGGTCGAACTGCCCGCGCATGAGACCGAACTGTCCCGCCTCACACGCGAGGTCAGAAAGAACGACGAGATTTATACCACGCTCAGCAAGGAGTATGAGGAAACCAGGATATTGCTGAACTCGCTGGCGCCGTCCATGCAGGTGGTAAACCCCGCCGAGACGCCGTCGTCTCCGGCTTCTCCCAACAAGCCGCGCAATTACGCTACCGGTCTTATACTGGGCATCGTGCTGGGAGTGGCGCTGGCCTTTGTCATGGAAAACATGGACCTTTCCATAACCAACATTGAAGACCTGGAAAAGTTCACCCAGCTTCCCGTGATAGGACTTGTGCCTTCCATAGAGCGGGCGGACGGCGGCCCCGGATGGTCCTGGAAAACGCTGTTTTCGCGCTCCCGCGCGCAGCAGGGAGAGGCGCTGCGCAACATGCTGATTTTCAGCCACGACCCCAAATCCAAAATGGCCGAGCCGTTCCACATACTGCGCGCCAATATCCTGTCCAAGCTGGGCCGGCGCGAGGGCGGCTCCGCGCTGGTATTCTCCTCGTCCGGCGCGGCGGAGGGAAAGACGCTGTGCGCGTTGAATTTCTCCATAGCCGCAGCCAACGCCGGCCTTAAAGTGCTGCTGATAGACACTGACCTGCGCGGTTCCTCGCTTTACGGCGCGCTGCATTTATCGCGCGAGCCCGGGCTTGTGGACGTGGTGTCCGGCGCTGCGCGCTGGCAGGATGTTGTGCACGGCACGGCGGATTTCCTGATGGGCGGCATCGCGCCCGAAAAGCTCGCCTATTTCGCCGGCATAGACAACCTCAAGATACTCACCTGCGGCCGCCCCGCGCCCAGCAAGGTCAGCGTGCTGGAGAGCGAAAGCATCCCCCGCCTTATCAAGGAATGGTGCGCTGATTTTGACCTTGTTGTTTTTGACACTCCGCCCGTGCTGCTGTTCGTGGACGCCATAATCCTCTCCAAACTGGTTGACGGGATAGTGCTGGTCTACAGCGCCGGCAAGGTGAGCCGCATGGCATTGAAGCGGACAAGGGAGCAGTTGGGAGAAATAGGCAAAAGCAAACTTCTGGGGGCGGTGATAAACAATCTCACACCCGCAGACGATTCCTCTCATCATGCCACGCATTATTCCCACTATTCCTGA
- a CDS encoding glycosyltransferase yields MKILLATCRNPHFATITEYIEWAITGNSHQLDFFDDRAFLLPGRLRDALPALACWDMGRINKALENAVLRGKPDLVLVAGGYRISGATVRRLRAAGIKTALWTIDAFMPPELAAAAPEYDFVFCGGTEALDLLRSRGLLAATWLPFGFARGFHKPQPPSGESCDVCFVGSHYPAREKLLEAIANMPVKLRISGPGWNKLRPGSPLRATARQVPPEEWMHIYAGAKIVLCAAHQPAEYACHQASPRIFEALATRSFLLTDAQRDVLALFREGEHMAVFRTAAELREKITYYLSHDAQRLSIARAGHEFSLSRHSYHDRINLLADIVSGVKKRGEAYY; encoded by the coding sequence ATGAAAATTCTGCTGGCCACCTGCCGCAACCCGCATTTTGCGACCATAACCGAGTATATTGAATGGGCGATAACCGGCAATTCCCATCAACTGGATTTCTTTGACGACCGCGCTTTCCTCCTGCCCGGCAGATTGCGCGACGCGCTGCCGGCGCTTGCGTGCTGGGATATGGGGCGCATAAACAAAGCCCTGGAAAACGCCGTTTTGCGCGGAAAGCCGGACCTGGTTCTGGTGGCGGGTGGCTACAGAATATCCGGGGCAACCGTCCGCCGGCTGCGCGCTGCCGGAATTAAAACCGCGCTGTGGACCATAGACGCTTTTATGCCGCCGGAGTTGGCTGCCGCCGCGCCCGAATACGATTTCGTTTTTTGCGGCGGTACTGAGGCATTGGACTTGCTGCGCTCGCGCGGACTTCTTGCCGCGACATGGCTGCCGTTCGGTTTTGCGCGCGGTTTTCACAAACCGCAGCCACCTTCGGGCGAAAGCTGCGATGTCTGCTTTGTCGGCTCGCATTATCCCGCGCGGGAAAAGCTGCTTGAAGCCATAGCGAATATGCCGGTGAAGCTGCGAATTTCCGGCCCGGGCTGGAATAAACTCAGGCCCGGCTCGCCGCTGCGCGCCACCGCCCGGCAGGTTCCGCCGGAAGAATGGATGCACATATACGCCGGGGCGAAAATAGTTCTGTGTGCCGCACATCAGCCGGCGGAATATGCCTGTCATCAGGCCAGCCCGCGCATATTTGAAGCTCTGGCCACCCGCTCTTTCCTGCTGACCGACGCGCAGCGCGACGTTCTGGCGCTGTTCCGCGAGGGCGAACATATGGCGGTTTTCAGAACTGCAGCCGAACTGCGGGAAAAGATAACTTATTATCTGTCGCATGATGCCCAACGGCTAAGTATCGCCCGGGCGGGGCATGAATTCTCGCTGTCCCGCCATTCATACCATGACCGGATTAACCTGCTGGCTGATATCGTCTCCGGAGTGAAAAAGCGGGGTGAGGCTTATTATTAA
- a CDS encoding radical SAM protein: MKEKSCGEFQSRALDAAWRGRFPLRALIELTYRCNFRCRHCYVPDGWKAAYRRREMTTAQVSALMDSLRAAGCLVLGFTGGEPFLRHDIFAILRRAVKLGFQVVVNTNGSLIDAKAARRLGRIGLNKIDITLPAVSPDIFDSVTGRAGSAGKVFRALRLLRQQNVPAAVKTCVLAENAAQARAVARYARMSGLAHRVDELPFRRLDGSPVECCPGPGTSGARRVSARGKMPVFFCGAGTVQCAITPAGELKFCAMTAYPLLPVFRLGFGKAWKMLNNMAESIRPDGIYCGACSLQPQCKGCPARVWLEKKVFAGCAPEHKRLAANRRMRPAARRADKEQRHE, translated from the coding sequence ATGAAAGAAAAAAGCTGCGGGGAGTTCCAAAGCAGGGCGCTTGACGCCGCCTGGCGCGGGCGGTTTCCGCTGCGCGCGCTGATAGAGCTTACCTACCGCTGCAATTTCCGCTGCCGCCACTGCTATGTGCCGGACGGCTGGAAGGCCGCATACCGCCGCCGGGAGATGACAACGGCGCAGGTGTCGGCGCTTATGGACAGCCTGCGCGCGGCGGGATGTCTGGTGCTGGGTTTTACCGGCGGGGAGCCCTTCCTGCGGCACGACATTTTCGCCATACTGCGCCGGGCGGTAAAGCTGGGCTTCCAGGTCGTCGTGAACACCAACGGCTCGCTGATAGATGCGAAGGCGGCGCGGCGGCTGGGACGAATCGGGCTCAACAAGATTGACATAACGCTGCCCGCGGTATCGCCGGATATTTTCGATTCCGTAACCGGCAGGGCCGGCTCCGCCGGGAAAGTGTTCCGGGCCTTGCGTCTGCTGCGGCAACAGAACGTTCCGGCGGCTGTAAAGACATGCGTGCTGGCGGAAAATGCGGCGCAGGCGCGCGCTGTGGCGCGGTACGCGCGCATGTCCGGCCTGGCGCACCGCGTGGATGAATTGCCGTTTCGCCGGCTGGACGGCTCGCCCGTGGAATGCTGTCCGGGGCCGGGAACATCCGGCGCCCGGCGCGTATCCGCGCGCGGCAAAATGCCGGTTTTTTTCTGCGGAGCGGGAACTGTTCAATGCGCGATAACCCCCGCCGGGGAATTAAAATTCTGCGCGATGACGGCGTATCCGCTGCTGCCGGTTTTCCGGCTGGGATTTGGCAAGGCCTGGAAAATGCTAAACAATATGGCCGAAAGCATCCGCCCCGACGGGATTTACTGCGGAGCATGCAGCCTGCAGCCTCAATGCAAAGGCTGCCCCGCCAGGGTATGGCTTGAAAAAAAGGTTTTCGCCGGCTGCGCGCCGGAGCATAAACGTCTCGCCGCAAACCGGCGGATGCGGCCCGCGGCGCGCCGCGCGGACAAAGAGCAACGGCATGAATGA
- a CDS encoding polysaccharide biosynthesis/export family protein produces the protein MARIIVAALVLFNCVCGAFAQTPPETKIPALPDTAYRLLQGDVLNIVVFPAREFSREVMIQPDGTVEMAMTGPVHVMGATTSEVETMLEQKLAAYVNKPQVSVNIKSFADRKVLSAGEITTPGVYDYKDGMRVLDLVSRSGGFKDNARLSKIRVFRRQGGSTTMIEVNMESFLAGDLSENFQLMPQDILYVPIKPVTKSARWISDNFVPWATLFTFGITLSLLAHR, from the coding sequence ATGGCCAGAATTATTGTGGCGGCGCTTGTGCTTTTCAACTGCGTTTGCGGCGCATTTGCCCAGACCCCGCCGGAAACCAAAATACCCGCCCTGCCGGACACCGCATACCGTCTGCTTCAGGGCGATGTTCTCAATATAGTGGTTTTCCCCGCCAGGGAATTTTCACGCGAGGTCATGATTCAGCCCGACGGCACCGTGGAAATGGCCATGACAGGCCCCGTTCACGTCATGGGCGCCACCACGTCGGAGGTGGAAACCATGCTGGAACAGAAGCTCGCGGCCTATGTGAACAAACCGCAGGTTTCCGTAAACATAAAATCTTTTGCGGACAGAAAGGTCCTGTCCGCCGGCGAAATCACCACCCCCGGCGTCTATGATTACAAGGACGGAATGCGCGTCCTGGATCTCGTAAGCAGGAGCGGCGGCTTCAAGGATAACGCCCGCCTGTCCAAAATCAGAGTATTCCGCAGGCAAGGCGGCAGCACCACGATGATAGAGGTTAACATGGAATCCTTCCTTGCCGGGGATTTGTCCGAAAATTTTCAGCTTATGCCGCAGGATATCCTTTATGTGCCAATCAAGCCCGTTACAAAAAGCGCGCGCTGGATTTCAGACAATTTCGTGCCCTGGGCCACCTTGTTCACCTTCGGTATAACGCTGTCGCTGCTGGCGCATCGCTGA
- a CDS encoding glycosyltransferase, which translates to MESCCCGKPRHVLFISGFSRIAGGGQRSLLLLLKHLDRAAFAPSVLVAEDCEVAVLARSLGVPVIVREYPMLRPWQLGGLAAFCAFLRKTARERGFEIIHTDTPDIALMSALAFADGLAETVFHARVSERSRHDLLIELFSSAVIAVSRAVSRRFFLADNLFVIYNGADCAQYQPRGGASAKAALGIAPDALTIGYAGQLEQSKGLDCLLEAFAALKPRLGNAKLVLAGRGAMQAELPCRISRLGIAGDVVMTGFAADTAALYPAFDIAALPSRAPEGFSRMIIEAMACGVPVIASDSGGNPEAVRGGETGFLFPAGDASALAEKIMLLAENPSLRAKMAAAALAAARGGFTAEKTARAVENAYRMLPRRRRFIRFALLTLRRLLLAPFHGLRDQLPEEQSASGPKSRRPDAAPDGGRATPEKILLIRTDRIGDMVLSTPFFSAMRKKYPAAEITLLARPFAKELLRASPEIDRFIEWRGWRAGDIFRLRACGFDMAIDMLADRDCGTAALAALSGSRVAAGFDMEGRGLFLNLRAPRPLGLHFTGELQILAETAGADAPHGLPFLIPQAHALDKMRGRLAQSGISGGDKILLVHPGAHSPLQRWPARRFAEAAALCADATGCKIAVAAQLPHELDEIRAVLGDGAVCFHSLGLDDFTALAFLSGAFFGNSSGPFHIACAAGAKSLCIMPPQDGIRWKPLPPDCAMLESPDGLIASITAEQAVPVLSGLVRRASAVDARRGS; encoded by the coding sequence ATGGAAAGTTGTTGCTGCGGTAAGCCGCGCCACGTGCTGTTTATCTCCGGCTTTTCGCGCATCGCGGGAGGCGGGCAGCGCAGCCTTCTGCTGTTGCTAAAGCACCTGGACCGCGCTGCCTTCGCGCCGTCTGTACTGGTCGCGGAGGACTGCGAGGTTGCGGTTCTGGCCCGCTCTCTGGGCGTGCCTGTCATCGTGCGCGAATATCCCATGCTGCGCCCGTGGCAGCTGGGGGGGCTTGCGGCGTTCTGCGCCTTCCTGCGCAAAACCGCAAGGGAGCGCGGCTTTGAGATAATTCACACCGACACGCCCGATATCGCGCTAATGTCCGCGCTGGCTTTTGCCGACGGGCTGGCGGAGACGGTGTTTCACGCCCGCGTGTCGGAGCGCAGCCGGCACGACCTGCTTATAGAGCTTTTTTCATCCGCCGTGATAGCGGTGTCTCGCGCCGTGTCCAGGCGGTTTTTCCTGGCGGATAATCTTTTCGTGATTTATAATGGCGCGGACTGCGCGCAATACCAGCCGCGCGGCGGCGCCTCCGCCAAAGCCGCGCTTGGAATCGCGCCGGACGCGCTGACCATAGGCTATGCCGGACAGCTTGAGCAAAGCAAAGGGCTGGACTGCCTGCTGGAAGCATTTGCCGCCTTGAAGCCGCGCCTTGGCAATGCCAAACTCGTGCTGGCCGGGCGCGGCGCAATGCAGGCGGAGCTTCCGTGCAGGATTTCCCGGCTTGGCATAGCCGGAGATGTCGTGATGACCGGGTTTGCGGCGGACACGGCAGCTTTGTATCCGGCTTTTGACATTGCCGCGCTGCCCTCGCGCGCGCCGGAGGGGTTTTCGCGCATGATAATAGAGGCTATGGCATGCGGAGTTCCCGTCATCGCCTCCGATAGCGGCGGCAACCCGGAGGCGGTGCGCGGCGGCGAAACCGGTTTTCTTTTCCCCGCCGGAGACGCGTCCGCGCTCGCGGAAAAAATCATGCTCCTGGCGGAAAATCCGTCCCTGCGCGCAAAAATGGCCGCTGCCGCGCTGGCGGCGGCGCGCGGCGGTTTCACGGCGGAGAAAACGGCGCGGGCCGTTGAGAACGCATACCGTATGCTGCCGCGCAGACGACGTTTTATCCGCTTTGCGCTGCTGACGCTGCGGCGGCTGCTGCTGGCTCCGTTTCACGGGCTGCGAGATCAATTACCCGAGGAGCAGTCAGCCTCCGGCCCGAAATCCCGGCGCCCGGACGCCGCGCCGGACGGCGGACGCGCAACCCCGGAAAAAATATTGCTCATACGGACCGACAGGATAGGGGACATGGTCCTGTCTACGCCGTTTTTCTCCGCGATGCGGAAGAAATATCCGGCAGCGGAGATAACTTTGCTTGCCCGGCCTTTTGCGAAAGAATTGCTGCGCGCAAGCCCTGAGATAGACCGTTTCATTGAATGGCGCGGCTGGCGCGCCGGCGATATATTCCGCTTGCGCGCCTGCGGCTTTGACATGGCCATAGACATGCTTGCCGACCGGGACTGCGGCACCGCCGCCCTGGCGGCGCTGTCCGGCTCGCGCGTTGCCGCCGGGTTTGATATGGAGGGGAGGGGACTGTTCCTGAACCTGCGCGCGCCACGCCCGCTGGGGCTGCATTTTACCGGCGAACTGCAAATACTGGCCGAAACCGCGGGGGCGGACGCCCCGCATGGCCTGCCTTTTCTGATACCGCAGGCTCATGCGCTGGATAAAATGCGCGGGCGGCTGGCGCAATCCGGCATCTCAGGCGGGGACAAGATTTTGCTCGTTCACCCGGGGGCGCATAGCCCCCTCCAGCGCTGGCCGGCGCGGCGTTTCGCGGAGGCCGCCGCGCTTTGCGCGGACGCGACAGGCTGCAAAATCGCCGTTGCCGCGCAGCTGCCGCATGAACTGGATGAAATCCGGGCCGTCCTGGGCGACGGCGCAGTGTGCTTCCATTCGCTCGGCCTGGACGATTTCACGGCGCTGGCTTTCCTGTCGGGCGCGTTTTTCGGCAACAGTTCCGGCCCTTTCCATATAGCCTGCGCGGCGGGCGCGAAATCGCTTTGCATAATGCCTCCGCAGGACGGAATCCGGTGGAAGCCTCTGCCGCCGGACTGCGCCATGCTGGAATCCCCGGACGGGTTAATAGCTTCAATCACGGCGGAGCAGGCGGTTCCCGTTTTGAGCGGCCTGGTCAGGCGCGCTTCCGCTGTTGACGCGAGGAGAGGCTCATAA
- a CDS encoding glycosyltransferase family 4 protein produces MRLIIKVAHITQDMGMGGQEKVIYNLSVAAGPAVQPRVWCLCAGGVMAGELERAGVGVEILGMGSRITASFVASLRRKIISEDIDVVHAHGMTARSAAGAAAALAGRRVSIAHHHTTLSGLSPKQKLLDRILAGATGAVICCSEAVRRSVEAEESFLYPKTAVIYNGAPPAKPADREQSRRALGIPPGAGAVCCVASFHPHKGVEFLIRAAAKLETEAYIILAGGGPLEGSLKKLAGSLGIAHRVIFAGVAADLSPVFSAADAAVSPSSEREGLSLSLVEAMSAGKPLIGTRLGGTPEVVADGENGLLVPPADAPALARAIDRLISGGALREKMAARGLEIYRRKFTLEKMRDEVEKVYGKLLLR; encoded by the coding sequence GTGAGGCTTATTATTAAAGTCGCGCATATAACCCAGGATATGGGAATGGGGGGGCAGGAAAAGGTGATTTATAACCTGTCTGTTGCCGCGGGGCCGGCGGTGCAGCCGCGGGTGTGGTGCCTCTGCGCCGGCGGCGTCATGGCGGGGGAGCTTGAGCGCGCCGGTGTCGGGGTGGAAATTCTGGGAATGGGCAGCAGGATTACGGCTTCCTTTGTTGCCTCTCTGCGCAGGAAAATAATTTCCGAGGATATAGACGTTGTCCATGCCCACGGCATGACGGCCCGCTCCGCCGCCGGGGCCGCCGCGGCGCTGGCGGGAAGGCGCGTATCGATAGCGCATCATCACACCACGTTAAGCGGACTTTCGCCTAAACAGAAATTGCTGGACAGAATCCTTGCCGGGGCCACGGGCGCGGTAATCTGCTGTTCCGAGGCGGTGCGCCGCTCCGTTGAAGCGGAGGAAAGTTTTCTGTATCCGAAAACGGCCGTGATTTACAACGGCGCGCCTCCCGCCAAACCGGCGGACAGGGAACAGTCCCGCCGCGCCTTGGGCATACCGCCGGGGGCGGGAGCGGTTTGCTGCGTCGCCTCGTTCCATCCGCACAAGGGGGTTGAATTTCTCATAAGGGCGGCGGCAAAGCTGGAAACGGAAGCATATATAATTCTGGCCGGAGGCGGCCCGCTTGAGGGCAGCCTGAAAAAACTGGCGGGCAGCCTGGGTATTGCGCACCGCGTCATATTCGCCGGGGTTGCGGCGGATTTGTCGCCGGTGTTTTCGGCGGCGGACGCGGCGGTCTCGCCCTCTTCGGAGCGGGAGGGGCTTTCCCTGTCGCTGGTGGAGGCCATGTCCGCCGGGAAACCTTTGATAGGGACCCGGCTGGGCGGAACACCGGAAGTCGTTGCCGACGGGGAGAATGGGCTGCTTGTGCCGCCTGCGGACGCCCCGGCCCTCGCCCGCGCGATAGACCGCCTTATCTCCGGCGGCGCGCTGCGCGAAAAAATGGCCGCCCGCGGGCTTGAGATATACCGCCGCAAATTCACGCTGGAAAAAATGCGGGACGAAGTGGAAAAAGTTTATGGAAAGTTGTTGCTGCGGTAA